A genomic window from Phycisphaerae bacterium includes:
- a CDS encoding HAD family hydrolase has translation MIAAVLFDLGDTLIHFEAVDLNAAFALAAQQTHQLLQEKLAGPMPSPQQYRRRQFRALRWAYFKSQITGREFDSTDILRETTRKLGIDVPDDFYDELAWQWYKALADASQTAPDAHATLEELQRRRLRLGIVSNTFVSAISLDRHLQAEGLLRFFPVRVYSCDMGIRKPRREIFHEALDRLGVAAEQTLFVGDNFKIDILGALRAGMYAAHKASMPTRKLADRRAFHIRRLDELPGLIDRINAET, from the coding sequence ATGATCGCCGCCGTCCTCTTCGACCTGGGCGACACGTTGATCCACTTCGAAGCAGTGGACCTTAACGCCGCCTTCGCCCTCGCCGCCCAACAGACCCATCAGCTCCTCCAGGAGAAACTCGCCGGACCCATGCCGTCGCCGCAGCAGTACCGCCGCCGGCAGTTTCGCGCCCTGCGATGGGCCTACTTCAAGAGCCAGATCACCGGCCGCGAATTCGACTCCACCGATATCCTTCGCGAGACCACCCGAAAACTCGGCATCGACGTCCCCGACGACTTCTACGATGAACTGGCCTGGCAGTGGTACAAAGCCCTCGCCGACGCCTCGCAAACCGCCCCCGACGCCCACGCCACCCTCGAGGAACTCCAGCGCCGACGCCTGCGACTCGGCATCGTCTCCAACACCTTCGTCTCCGCGATCTCGCTCGACCGCCACCTCCAGGCCGAAGGGCTGCTGCGATTCTTTCCCGTCCGCGTCTACTCCTGCGACATGGGCATCCGCAAGCCGCGGCGGGAAATCTTCCACGAGGCCCTCGACCGCCTCGGCGTCGCCGCCGAACAGACCCTCTTCGTCGGCGATAACTTCAAGATCGATATTCTCGGCGCCTTGCGGGCCGGCATGTACGCGGCGCACAAAGCGTCAATGCCGACCAGGAAGCTCGCCGACCGCCGCGCCTTTCACATCCGCCGACTCGACGAACTGCCCGGCCTGATCGACCGCATCAACGCCGAAACTTAG
- a CDS encoding NAAT family transporter, producing the protein MMHWSEYVKIFVAVLVIVDPFGALFLFVMLTGDQTVSQRRRTARTAALAVALTLSGSALFGEWLMLFLGIRIPSFQVGGGILILLMAIAMLYARLSPSSHVPEEAAEAAEKESIAIVPIAIPLLAGPGAISMMIIYASQGVGPFHYGFLVLTSLLIAVIVWITLRTADALGRMLGRTGVNIVTRVMGLFLAAIAVEFIAEGMVQLFPGLLRQ; encoded by the coding sequence CTGATGCACTGGTCCGAATACGTCAAGATCTTCGTCGCCGTGCTGGTGATCGTCGATCCGTTCGGCGCCCTGTTCCTGTTCGTGATGCTCACCGGCGACCAGACCGTGAGCCAGCGACGCCGCACCGCCCGGACCGCCGCTCTCGCCGTCGCCTTGACCCTCAGCGGATCGGCCCTCTTCGGCGAGTGGCTCATGCTGTTTCTCGGCATCCGAATCCCCTCGTTCCAGGTCGGCGGAGGCATTCTGATCCTTCTGATGGCCATCGCCATGCTCTACGCCCGCCTGAGCCCCAGTTCCCACGTGCCCGAAGAGGCGGCCGAGGCGGCCGAAAAGGAGAGCATCGCCATCGTGCCCATCGCCATCCCGCTGCTGGCTGGGCCCGGCGCGATCAGCATGATGATTATCTACGCCAGCCAGGGCGTCGGACCGTTCCACTACGGCTTCCTTGTCCTGACCAGCCTGCTGATCGCCGTGATCGTCTGGATCACGCTGCGAACCGCCGATGCGCTGGGCCGGATGCTCGGCCGCACCGGAGTCAACATCGTCACCCGCGTGATGGGACTGTTCCTCGCCGCCATTGCCGTCGAGTTCATCGCCGAAGGCATGGTCCAGCTCTTTCCCGGCCTGCTGAGACAGTGA